In the Triticum aestivum cultivar Chinese Spring chromosome 2B, IWGSC CS RefSeq v2.1, whole genome shotgun sequence genome, AtaggaagaagaaataaaaaacatTTGGAGGTCACAGAGGAGAAGACAATGTCAAGTATGAGCGTACGACCTTGTACCACATGGCATACCAAAACAACAAAAACAATCCACAAAATCCAAAGGGCTAGACGGCTTCTAGCTTGAGCCCTCCCATTGGTACCCACATCCATCGGTTCCTGATCATTATGCCTGGCGGGATCTAGAATGGTCCCACAAACCAACTCTAGTCTTTTCCTTGCACTTTGTACTCACTCGTGTGCACTAGAGACCAACTTCTTAGTCGGTTACTCATCCTCAGATCGCTTAACTATGAAGTTTTTTGCAAATGAGCTCCTAGAAAAGAAGGAAtttcttattgatatgagtagcctATCATTCCTATTAGATTAGGCTCTCGCATACACCCCACTCAAAGAAACTGACGTCCTCGTCAGCGCacgaacgttccctcttggcacacgtATGTGCGTTTAATCTGTCACATGTGCCATACCATGTGCCACAATGGGCCACCGGCGCCACGCGTCACATGTCCATGCATGTGATTCGCACATGTCCCGGTAACCATGAGGGTCGACACTGATACCAATTGTGATGCCCCGGCCACATCCTTCGGTTCCTAGACATTAtgcctggcgggatctagactgatCCTACAAACCAACACTAGTATTTCCTGCGCACTCGGAACCAACTTCCCAATCGTTCACCCATCCTCAAATCGCTCCAAgccaagcacacttaactttggagttctttgcGAATGAGCTCCTgcaaaagaaggaattccttgttgatatgagtagtctatcatttcAATTAAGCTAGGCTCTCACATTTGCAGGTATTATTACGGTAGATGCTTTCTTTGTAGATAGGGGTTATACGCATTCATGGAGACAATATCTTCTAGACTACATCACAATATTCCTGACTAAGATACGTCAGGAAGTAATAGATACGTTTAGAATGTCCGGTAATGTCGATATTAACTCCTTATTTGTAGAAATGATGATAAGTCCAATGGAGAAAAATACTTTGAGAGAATGTGGTGCCCCATCGGTTATTGTTATTAAATCTTCTATAAGTTTACCTAAAATTTATGCTAAAGAGTTTGCTATACATACTGATATCATATGTGAAGTGCATGATAAAGCTTTTGTAGGATACATTGATGAGACCCTTGCGCACATGTAATGACTTATGATGCCATTTGTGGTACATCTAAACTAAAAGATGTGTCTAGAGAATTTGTCCTTTTTGAAACCTTTCGTGTGGTCTTTAAAAGATAAAGCTAAAGAATGGTTTGACAGACTTTCACGTAATGCCATAACCAGTTGGAAGAATTGCATTGATAGATTAATGCAGAAAATTTTCCCTTATTCCAAAATGAATGAACTCTGAGACAGTATTTTAGCTTTTGCGCATTTCACTAAAGCTTGGGGAATATTCTTTAAATTGATAGATCTTTTTCCAAACCATGGCTTTgctgaacatgttatactacacaTATTTTATAACGGACTAAATGACGAGTCTAAATCCGTTCGTGATAATAGTTCACGTGGAATATACAAGTCCTCGACAATAGAAGAGGGAGAATGCCCCATTCAAACAATAGCTTGAGCCAGAGTTGGACCGCCCCCGCCAGGCGGCCCCAgcccttcctccccctcctcctccttccaacgGTAGGGGACTGGACGGCAATGACAAGGACAAGTTCAAGGACAAGCAACATGACCAAGACGGAAGCATGGAGGATGATGACTCGATCGACACTGTGGCATGGGACAAGCTCGGGATTTCTGGCCAGGGACCTGCTGCACCGGTGGAAGGGGCGACGGCGCCTCGGGTGGTTGAGGAGTTGGGCTCGGTTGGGGTGGCGCTCTCGATCCCCAACCAGTACGGCTCCAACTTGGGCTCGGTGTCATCCCCGCCCTTGTGCCTGGCCCCAGCTGTGATCGCGGGCGCGGTCGGTGGCCGTTCCCCGATGGCCCTCTCCCCTAGCCCCTCTCGCCTCCGGGACCGAacgggtggccggtggctatgttCAAACGCTTTTGGCCAATTCTTAGAGGGCCAATCTTTGAGACCTGTAATGGTTTTATGCGCGGTACGATAGATATAGCTCGTCTTAATTTTGGTGTATTATCGCTCATTCAGAAGGTTCCAGGGGCCGACAGCATTTGGCTTTTCCACCCTATCGTGCTCATCAACGTCACGTTTAAGATATGTGCTAAAGCGTGTGCCACTCGTCTTGGGCCGATTGCCCATCGCTCGATACATCGCAACCAGTCCGCGTTCATTCACGGCCGTAACATCCTGGAGGGACCGCTTGCCCTACAGGAGATTGTGCATGAACTTAAACGCACGAGGGAACAGGCCATTTTGCTGAAACTGGACTTCGAGAGGGCGTACGACCGAGTTAATTGGGATTTACTGCGTCAGGTTCTAATTAGTCGGGGTTTTCTGCGGTTTGGGTACACCGCATTATGTTGTTGGTCTCGGGAGGCCAAACTGCAGTCTCGGTGAACGGAGAAGTAGGGCACTTCTTCCGGAACAAGCGGGGACTCAGGCAGGGTGACCCCATGTCCCCGCTGTTGTTCAACTTTGTTGTCGATACGTTGTCCGCCATGCTCCGGAAGGCGGCCGAGGCTGGCCATATCAAGGGAGTGGTAGGCCAGCTAATTCCAGGGGGAGTTACGCATTTGCAGTACGTGGATGCCACGCTACTGCTGTTTCGCCCGGACCACCATAGCATTGCTACGGTCAAGGCGATTCTGCTCATTTTTGAGCTCATGTCGGGCCTCAAAATCAACTTCCATAAGTTTGAGGTGCTCTCTATGGGGGTAGAGCTGGAGGAGAGGCATCGCATCGCTGACTTGCTCAACTGCAAGGTGGGAAAGTTTCCGTTCACGTACCTAGGCCTTCCGGTGGACACTAAGCGCCCCACGATAGAGGATTGGGAGCCTTTGTGTGCCAAGGTAAGGGGGAAGGTTTGCCCATGCAGGGGAAATTTTCTTTCAAAAGTAGCTAGGCTAGTCCTCACAAACTCGAGCCTCTCCTCCTTGCCCATGTTTGCTATGGGCCTGTTCCTACTCGCGGAAGGGATTAACGCGAAAATGGATACACCCCACActaagttcttttgggaaggaacgaGCCTGAACCATAAATACCATATGGTTAGGTGGGCGTGGGTGTGTCGTCCCAAGGCCTTGGGGGTCTTGGGATCACCAACACGAGGATCCTCAATATTGCGTTGATGTGCAAATGGATCTGGAAAATTGTCCAGGGGGCATCCGGGTTGTGGGTCGATCTCCTTAGGGCCAAATATTTCCCTAATGGAAACTTCTTCGAAGGGAGGACAAGGGGATCCCCCTTATGGAATGATCTGCAGGCGATCAAACCGGCCTTTGCCATGGGGGCAAAGTTCTCAATTGGGAACGGCTGCGCTGCGCGCTTTTGGACCGATCATTGGGTAGGCGCACAACCCTTGTGGGCTACCTATCAGGATCTCTATGCGATTGCTATAGACCCGGCTATGTCGGTGGCCAAGGCGATGTCGTCATCCCCTCCGGTGATTCACTTTAAACGTGAACTTAGTGGGGTAGAACAAGCTGGGCTTGCCGACATGCTGCAGTTGATCGGCCCAATAGGCCTATCGTACCAACCCGACACAGTGAGCTAGGCGCTCACTAGCTCGGGTAAGTTCACGGTTAAGTCGTTGTACCTCAAGTTGTGCCAAGGGCCGGTGCAACTTGTGGTTAAGGGGCTATGGAGAGCGAGAATGCCTCTGAAAATCAAACTTTTTCTCTGGCAAATGTTCCGCGATAAACTCCCCACTTCCTTGAACATAGCCAAGCGTAATGGACCGGCCAATGGCCCGTGTGCATTATGCGGGGCACCCGAGGACACCAATCATGTGTTCTTTCGATGCCCGCTGGCTAGGTTTGCGTGGAGTGCAGTCCGGTCCGCGACGGATGTCCAATGGGACCCGCGATCGTCTGCCGAGCTAACTCAGTTATTAGATGCGATCCAGGGACCTGCTAAGCGAGCTATATGGAGTTGTGTAGGGGCACTACTCTGGGCTTTGTGGCTAACTAGAAATAAGCTTACCATCGAGGGATGTTTTCCTTCACATCGGGCTAATATTATCTACAAATGCAATCTCTTCGTGCAATAGTGGAGTCCGTTAGGGAGGCGCAAGGATGTTGAGCTGATCAAGACTGCCCAAGACCGTCTGCTGCAAGTGTATGTGCTGGCTAGGGAGCCTTCGACCACGGTCTAGGACGTGGTCCCTTTTGCGGATTGACGAGTCTGCACGCTCTGTACGGGCTTTGCCTTGTAATCTGTTTATTGGCTCGTTTAAACTTCCGCGTGAACTTCAGTGTTTTCATCCTAGCTAGGGCCGGTCTGGCTTTTGGTGATGTTCCAAGTCTTCTGTCATGCTACGCTGCCTGTTTTGGGCTTTATTAAGTTAAAGCCGGACGCATCtggcgtcttcgttctaaaaaagaATAATGGAACAAGGAAGAACCTACTGAATTCACTGATAGAAATTTTTACACATCAAAAATATGGAAGAATTCAGAAACGTAATAAAAGAAAACGGTAAGCCTATAGAACAACTTCAGACTGAAAGTGTAGACTTTTTACTCTTTACCAATAGGAAGGTGAATTTTCGAAGCACTGGATAGATTTAAGCATCATCAAGAGGGCTATAATAAGAACATTAGTAGATGCCTCTATCAAAATgagaaaattatatcctacttatcgaaagtactagaTGAATTAGGTCATGCTGTGAAAAATCTCGATGCAGACACGGTGTCGTGGCACCTCACCGCCTCGCACCAATTCTCCGTTAAGTTGCTTTATGTTAAACTTAAGCAAGCGTGACGCTTGACATAGATAGAGGGTTATGGAAGGCTAGATTGCCACTTAAAGTTAAGATCTTCTTATTGGAaatgtttcaaaaccgtcttcCGACCTCTATTGAAACCTCTAAACGAACCCTCTAACGGGGACTGCACGGTATGTGCGATCCCCGAAGATTCCAATCATGTATTATTTCACCATCCTTTAGCTTGTTTTGTGTGGAGCGTGGTTAGGGGAGCCACTCGCACCACGTGGAATCCTGCTTCGGGAGCTGATTTGCTTTGAATCCTCTCTTCTCAGAGTGGATCAGACAAGCGTGTCCTATGGCATTGTGTTGGGGCACTGTTGTTGGCCTTATGGCACTTCCGTAACCACCCGGCTGGCTGTATTTTCAAATGCATTCTCTTCTTACAGCAGTGGACTTCATTGGGGAAGTGTCGGGATGCTAAAGTCATGCCGCAAGTGGTGGACAAGCTTCCCCACATCCATAACATTGCACGATCCCCCCAGGATGTTGGCTAAGGCAGCGGTCTCACTTTTGGATGTTCTTTCGAGCATGTGTGCTCTTTATTTTGGCTTGCTGGCCATGTACCCCACCATTAAAACTTTGTTTCTCTCATTTATTCGTTAAGACCCTTGTTACTTTGTCTggtttgtgggctttattaatttaaagccggatgcTCCTTGCATCTTCGTTCTTAAAAGAGCTAATCTGTTAACTCTGTTAGTTCATGATTGACAATTACAACTTATTGTTTTCAGCTTATGAACCAATATCTCTTGAGCACTGGTTGATGCCTTGTTTTTGTTGCACTTCCGAGTTTTCTGTTCTTAAACTTAAGATGCACTAATTCTGAGGAAGTATCTTATCAAAAGACTGTTGCTCTACACGATTAATGAAGTAAGAGCTAACTGACAAACTTTCACTCTCAAAATGATCTACGCTGATGGCAATACCTGCTATATTTGTTGACTTCTATACTCGTTCATTGTACTTATCCCTGTTTCATTATTTTCTTAATATTAGAAGGCCTGTCGAAATGCCTGAAATTCAGTCAGCTAGAAGTATTAACAATTGTGGTCATAACTACTGGTACTTGCAATAATAAACAATGGCCTAAAATTGGCAAAAAGGCTTTGATTGAtcaagttgctgtcatcactccaTTGAACATGAATATCCACCTGCTTATTTATACCCCTGAATGTTCGGGTTGCAACTGGAATAAGTCAGCaaatcaagaagaagaagaagcaccatGACGATTGGGGGCTCTGTGGACCGGAGGGGAAACCCCATCGACAGAGAGGTGCATGGAGGGGTCAGAGCAGCATGGTTCATGTATGGTAAGTTCTCATTTTGCAGATAACCCAGTTTCCCTTAACTTTCAAGCTTCTGCTCCAAGTTCGAAAGTTTTAAGCAATTTTGCTCCTTGTTTCTCCTTGCAGTTGCAAACGTGGTAATGAACATGGTTATTGTCCCAAACCTGCTGAATCTGGTTACCTATCTCCATGGAACAATGCATATGGGCGTCTCTGGCTCTGCAACTACTGTCACCAATCTTGTTGGTGCTACATGCGGGTTTGCATTAGTAGGAGCTTTCCTCTCAGACTCTTACATCATGCGCTCCAGAACTATACTCATCTTTGGCCCATTGATGTTTCTGGTAATATGCCTGCTTGCCTGTCAACTGTCTATTGGATTCCTATTATTATGCAAGGAAAATATTCTTATTTTATTTACATATTCGCATGTCATCTACTAAAATGAGAACCTGCCAACAATAGAGGAAGACGAACGGCTCAATGAAATAAAGAACTGAATAAGAAAACCTAATATCACAGGTcactgcaaaaagaaaagaaaaagaaatttttTGATTCTCTGTCTGAAAGGTTGAATGTATGTGTCTCTGTCTGAAGTACTTCTCCAAATCTAAAATTCAACTGTGATACGTACATATAAGACGATTTTGGATTTGAATTATTTTAAAAAGCATTGTTTGTTGAGGATGGACTTCTGGAAGTACCTATCTAGAACAGTGATATTTTATCgcgaaaaaaggaaattaaaaaccTTGAACAGCCATATGCTGCTAACTTTAACTTAACTTGTCATGTCTTAATAGCGATATGCTATTAAGACTTTTCATGTCTAAGTTTGACTCTGACAACGATATGCTTCTAACTTTGATTTAATACAGTTCAATATCTGACACTGATAGGTACCTACTCTGGCATATCCTTTGACCATAAAATCCACTTACATTGGAGTTGAACACGTCTGCTGTTAAAAGTCTCGCAttgcatcatactccctccgttcctaaatataagtctttgtagagattctactaggtggactacatacagagcaaaataaatgaatctaaacttaaaatgcatctatatacatccgtatgcggtttatagtggaatctctataaagacttacatttaggaacggagggaatatatGATATTAGCCATTAGTTTATTACAGTATAATTAACATTTGCGTATGTGCGCAGGGCTATGGGTTGCTCACCCTACAAGCATACCTACCCTCGCTCCATCCTGCGCCTTGCAACATTGAAGCAGACCTAAGTAACTGCAAAGAGGTCCATGGCCGGAATGCCACCTTGTTGTACGCAGCCTTGTACATCAGTGCATTTGGCGATGGCTGTATACGTACATGCTTACCATCCCTCGGAGCAGACCAGTTTGACCGTAAAGATCCTTCCGAGTCCCGCCAGCAGTCCAGCTTCTTCAACTGGTACACCTTCGGGATCTCCCTTGGAGGCTTTATAGGGCTGATCCTCATAGTGTGGCTCCAGAACTACAAGGGGTGGGACGTCGGACTTGGGGCCTGCGCCATCCTGGTTCTGTTTGGACTGCTCGTTGTTGCTGCCGGTCTCCCTTTCTACCGCAACCAAGTGCCGGAAGGAAGCCCTCTTACTCGAATGCTGCAGGTTGTGCTACTGCTACGTACTTCCTGACTTCAAATATAAGATGCCCTGTCAATTCTCACAAAAAGTTAACTTCTCCAGGTTCTTGTGGTTGCATTAAGGAACAGGAAGCTTGAACTTCCTCAGAAGCTGGAAGAAGCAGAGGATAGTCGTACTGGGACCGGGACAGGGTTTGTCGAAGTGCCATCTCAAAGAAAAAGTCTGAAGTAAGATTCGGTGAAATAATAGTACCATTTTCTTAGCAGGCTACATGTCATAGAGATTACATACTAGAGATGGTTAGTTGTATTCCCTATTACAAACTCTTTCATTCATCTCGATAGGTTCCTCGACAAAGCTTGCATTCACCACGGCAAAGACGGGGACTGGTCAGTTTGCAGTGCGACGAAGGTGGAGGAGACGAAGATTGTGCTCCGCGTGCTCCCTCTCTTCTTCAGCTCCATGATCGCGTACGTATCCAACACGATCGTCTTCACGTTCACGGTGCAGCAAGGTGGCATGACCAACACAAGTCTGGGCAAGATCCACGTCTCCCCTGCGACGCTCTTCATCATCCCCATCACATTCCAGCTGATAATGCTGGCCGTCTACGACCAGTTCATCGTGCCGTTCCTGCGAAAGCGCACGGGCTACGTCGGCGGCATCACTCATCTGCAGCGCATCGCCATAGGCTTCGCCTCCATGATACTCGCCGCGGTCATCGCAGCCGTCGTCGAGAGAAAAAGGAAGGAGGCGGTAGTGCAGATGTCCCTGTTCTGGCTCGCGCCTCAGTTCTTCCTGCTTGGGGTGGCAGACGTGACATCGTTCACCGGGCTCCTGGAGTTCTTCAACAGCGAGGCGCCACGGGGCATGAAGTCGATTGCCACGGCGTTGTTCTGGTGCGAGCTCGGGCTCGCGTCGTTGATGGCCACATTCCTGGTGGAAATCGTGAACAGGGCCACGAGGCACGGGCAGCAGGGAGGCTGGCTCGAGGGGAAAAGCTTGAACAGCAGCCGTCTTGACCTCTTCTACTGGGTTGTGGCTGTTGTCGGGTTGCTCGGCTTCTTGAACTACCTTTATTGGGCGAAGAAGTATGTATACCAGCACAATCCACGCATCGCTGAGCCATCGGTTGACGAGGATCCACGTTGAAGTTTTGAATTCACCATGCAATAGATTAAGGATGACTTCTTGGTACACCGTACACCTCCTTTAAAAAGTTTATAAGATTTTCAATGCAAATCGACCGTGGAAATTCAAACTTACCTTTGTTGAAAGAGGACAATATGGTCTGGTACtagctaagagcatctacaaccgggcatAGCTAAATCCGACCGCCAAAATTCCGCAGACACACACGGACAGTGACCGATCAACACTCAAATGTTTGATGTCACAGCCACATATCTTATTTGTCATCAGATTTATACAATTACAAGCAACGTAAAACCTAAATCCTCGCCGGCGGCCATCCTTATCGTTTCCTCCGTGTCCCTGTCTGGCGGCCGTTATACCCGCGAAGTGAAGGTCCGATCGCCGACGAGGTAGAGTACAACATGGGAAACGGATTGTCCCACATGAGGCACCGCCGTCtctcatgccctactcttcctcgccggagctcGTGGCCTAGACGTTGACGGTGGAGGTGAGGTCCACGATGGACATGGACGGGTCGGCCTCGTGGCTGGAGCCCGGCGCCGCCACCCTTGGATTGTGGCGTCATGCGGCAGCGTGCGACTCCACCTTCACAGCCTCCGCCTCGAGGGTTGTCGCGGTCACCCGTGCCCTGTGCCTTGCATGGCGGGCACACCTCGCAATATTCACGGACGGTTTCCGGCGCGACTATAAAATGCGGCGCTCGCCACACGCCTTTTCCACGACTCCTCTTTCTCTTCCTCTGCCACGCACGCCTCCATCGCTCCAGCGCCCCGCTACCGACACGTCACCATGCCGCCACGCCGCCGAGGAGCGTCAGGCTACCGCAGCGTCCGCCTGCGCCCCAACGGCGGGACTACTCCGAGATATGCTCCGGCGatctccggctcggcctcggcacctACGGGACAGCGCGCGAGGCCGCCCGCGTGTACGACGCGACGGCGTGGCGCCTAGGCAGGCCGCGCGGGCAGATGAATTTCCAGGACGTCTACACGCTCCAGCAGGCGCtggacgtcgccccgccgcctcgtcttaACACGGCACAAGACCGTGTGGAGCACGCTgagcggcagcgccgcctcctcgtcgtccaggaggacgagcgggtcatggcggagtggcgccggcgccatccagaggacgtcgcctacgagcaagtctactgggcaaggcgccgcgaggAGGACACGCGAAGGCGCCGCAAGGAGCGGTTggacaggcgtcggcggaaggcatTGGCGAATGCGCAGTCGGATATCGTTGCAGCAGGTGGGAGGTCGTTCTTCACGGAAGACGATGATCGTTGGTTGGACATATGGCTCGATACCTCGGACGACACCgacgaggatgatgatggtgatgatggtagcgacttggagtagtttctatctagttgcaccgtagttttaTCTATGCTTTCGAACTATCTATCTAGTTGCACCGATGTAAAATATCTTTGTATCATTTTTTATTTATACAATCTATCTAGTTTTTATTTATCTATGCTTCCGATTTatctaaaataaaaaaaaatattgtgagcacgtgcgctgcattttttgcgcgctgctggagcgaCGCGCGCGCACTATATTTTAGCGCAACTGCTGGAGCCAGTGCTGCACGCCGCGCCAAACCAAATAATGAGCGCGCGGCAAACTAGTTTTTTGGGCGCGGGCGCGTTCGGCGCCTGTTAGAGATGCTCTCAATGCAGCTGCGAGCTGCTCTCTTGCGCAGTTTAATGGCGCGCATGTAAGCTGCATGCATGGACCGGCTGCTACCACGCCGACGTGtctgacgctgccaa is a window encoding:
- the LOC123041574 gene encoding protein NRT1/ PTR FAMILY 4.5; translation: MTIGGSVDRRGNPIDREVHGGVRAAWFMYVANVVMNMVIVPNLLNLVTYLHGTMHMGVSGSATTVTNLVGATCGFALVGAFLSDSYIMRSRTILIFGPLMFLGYGLLTLQAYLPSLHPAPCNIEADLSNCKEVHGRNATLLYAALYISAFGDGCIRTCLPSLGADQFDRKDPSESRQQSSFFNWYTFGISLGGFIGLILIVWLQNYKGWDVGLGACAILVLFGLLVVAAGLPFYRNQVPEGSPLTRMLQVLVVALRNRKLELPQKLEEAEDSRTGTGTGFVEVPSQRKSLKFLDKACIHHGKDGDWSVCSATKVEETKIVLRVLPLFFSSMIAYVSNTIVFTFTVQQGGMTNTSLGKIHVSPATLFIIPITFQLIMLAVYDQFIVPFLRKRTGYVGGITHLQRIAIGFASMILAAVIAAVVERKRKEAVVQMSLFWLAPQFFLLGVADVTSFTGLLEFFNSEAPRGMKSIATALFWCELGLASLMATFLVEIVNRATRHGQQGGWLEGKSLNSSRLDLFYWVVAVVGLLGFLNYLYWAKKYVYQHNPRIAEPSVDEDPR